From the Micromonospora echinofusca genome, the window GCAGGCTGGCATCGGGCTCGCGACGCACGATCGCCTCGGCCAACCGCCGGCCCTCTTCTGTCGAGACCGGGTGCCGGCGCCCGTCCCGGCCGATCCGGACGTCCTGGTGGTGGCCCGTGTCCAGGGATCGCCGCCGCAGGCCGGCGACGGTCTTGGCGGCGACGCCGCACACCGCCGCTATCCGGCGGTCGGACCACTGGGGGTGCGAGGCGAGGATCCGCTTGGCAGCGGCCAGCCGGTCCCGGGCGCTCAGCGGCAGGCCGTGCTCGAGGTTCAGCTGCACCGCGGCCACGAAGGCGTCCGCGTCGGAGCCGTCGAAGTAGACGACCGGCAACTGGCGGTCACCCCGCACACGCGCGGCCCGTAGCCGGTGCATGCCGTCAACCACCCGCAGCGAGGACCGCTGGACGACGATCGGTGGCAGCTCGACGGTCAGCTCGACGAGGGTCGTGACGTGTCTCGCGCTGATCCCGTCCAGTCTCGGGGAGAAGCCGACCCGCAACGAGCGCACGTCGGCCACGTCGACCTCCGGAGCCGCTGCCTCCCCCGCCTGGGCGGACTGTGCGGTGGAGTCGCTATCCGGTCGTCTCTTCATTCGTCCCTCGCGCCAAGTCGCCACAGTGAGAATGGTTGCGCTGACGCTGGTCGCCCCGTGCACCTGTGACAACACACAGTCGCACTTCCCGACGATTTGGGCCCGCCACCATTACCCGTCCGTCACGAAATACCCGTGGCGGCCATGCTACAACCCGCAGGCAGACGCCTTCCAGAGCGCCACCGACAGCAATTCGAACGGTAACGACGGACGTACCGACAGTTCGACTTCACGCAGGTCGGGACAGCTCGACAGCATCAGCGCGTAAACACCCTGCGGACAGTCGGTAATTGTCCGACGCAGAAATCGCCGCAGTCCATGCCGAATTGCGACCGAGCAACACGGAGGGTGGCGACCCTCTGACGCAAATGGGCCATGAGCATGCTTGTGGATCACCA encodes:
- a CDS encoding ParB/RepB/Spo0J family partition protein, giving the protein MKRRPDSDSTAQSAQAGEAAAPEVDVADVRSLRVGFSPRLDGISARHVTTLVELTVELPPIVVQRSSLRVVDGMHRLRAARVRGDRQLPVVYFDGSDADAFVAAVQLNLEHGLPLSARDRLAAAKRILASHPQWSDRRIAAVCGVAAKTVAGLRRRSLDTGHHQDVRIGRDGRRHPVSTEEGRRLAEAIVRREPDASLREVARRSGISVGTAFDVRRKALGGGACVPAGQKAPAPPLAELAAVSSPDGLPATDQELAANIRLQLERLRQDPALRYTDHGKALLRLLTGTLAFISQSSNTAGNVPAHCHESLRVVAQACAGGWYQFSQMLPEERRRHRTVGR